From the genome of Limibacillus sp.:
GAGTTCACCCGGCGCGCCGCCGGCAACGCCGAAGGGCGGAACGCGCCGGTGGTTGGAGAGGATCGCGACCGTCATCTCCTCCAGGAACCTGAGCCGCCTCAGCGTGCCGTCCCCGCCCCGGTGCCGGCCCGCGCCACCGCTGCCCCGCCGGATCTCGAAGGACTCCAGCAGGACCGGAAAGCGGAACTCCAGCACTTCGGGATCGGTCAGGCGGGAGTTGGTCATGTGGGTGTGGACCGCATCGCAGCCGTCGAAGTCCGGCCCGGCGCCCGAGCCGCCCGCCAGCGTCTCGTAGTACTGATAGCGCGCGTTGCCGAAGGTGACGTTGTTCATGGTGCCCTGCGCGCCCGCCATCACGCCCAGCGCGCCATAGAGCGTGTCGGTGATGACCTGGCTGGTCTCCACGTTCCCGGCCACCACGGCGGCGGGATAGCGCGGGTTCAGCATGGAGCCTTCGGGGATCACGAGCTTGAGCGGCTTCAGGCAGCCCTCGTTCATCGGAATCTCGTCTTCGACCAGCGTGCGGAAGACGTAGAGCGTCGCCGCCCGGCAGACCGCCGAAGGCGCGTTGAAGTTGTTGGGAAGCTGCTGGCTGGAGCGCGAGTAGTCGATGGTCGCCTCGCGCTTTTCCTTGTCGATGGTGATGTCGACGGCGACCTTGTTGCCGTCGTCCATCTCGTAGTCGAAGGAGCCGTCCTTCAGCACGTCCAGGACCCGGCGCACCTGCTCTTCCGCATTGTCCTGCACGTGGCCCATGTAGGCCTGCACCACATCCAGTCCGAAGTGACCCACCATCTTGCGCAGCTCCTGCACGCCGCGCTCGTTGGCGGCGATCTGCGCCTGCAGGTCGGCGACGTTCTGATCGGCGTTGCGCACCGGATACTTGCCCGAGCCGAGCAGGTCGCGCAGCTCCTTCTCCCGGAAGCGCCCGCGCTCGATCAGCAGGAAGTTGTCGATCAGGACGCCCTCCTCCTCCACCGTCTTGGAGTCCGGCGGCATGGAGCCCGGGGTGATGCCGCCCACGTCGGCATGGTGCCCCCGGCTGGCGACGTAGAAGAGGATCTCCTCCCCCGCCTCGTCGAAGACCGGCGTCACCACCGTGATGTCGGGCAGGTGCGTGCCGCCGTTGTAGGGAGCGTTCAGGACATAGACGTTGCCGGGTTCGATCGCGCCCTCGTTCTCGCGGATCACGGTGCGGATCGATTCGCTCATGGAGCCCAGATGGACCGGCATGTGCGGCGCGTTGGCGACCAGGTTGCCCTCCTGGTCGAAGACCGCGCAGGAGAAGTCCAGCCGCTCCTTGATGTTCACAGAGTGCGCCGTCTTCTCCAAGGCCGAGCCCATCTGTTCGGCGATGGACATGAAGAGGTTGTTGAAGACCTCCAGCATCACGGGATCGACCTTGGTGCCGACCGCCTCCTCGCGCTGCATGGCGACGTGACGGTCCATGACCAGATGGTTCTTGGCGGTCAGTTCGGCGCGCCAGCCCTGCTCGATCACGGTGGTGGAGTTGGGCTCGATAAGGATCGCCGGGCCCTCGATCACCTGCCCGGGGCTCATGGTCTCGCGGTCGAAGACGCCCGCCTCGATCCACTCCCCGCCACGGTAGAAGGGCGCCGAGGCGACCGGCTCCGGCTTGCCGCCCGCGTCCTTCGCGGCGGTCACTTCGGGATCGTCGGTGACGCCGGTGCGCCCGATGCCCTCGACCGAGACCAGCTCCAGGATCAGCGGCTTTTCCGGCTGCACGAAGCTGAAACGCTGGCGGTGCGCCTCCTCGAACTCGGCGCGCATGGCTTCCAGGTCGTCCAGTTGCAACGCGACGCCGAAGGCCGTGTCGCTGCCCTGGTAGCGCAGGTAGAGCTCACGCTTGAACTCCTGGTCTTCCTCGGCGATGCCCTGGTCGCTCAGTTCGGCGGCGGCCTGGGCGGTCAGCTTCTCGACCAGGTCCTGCATCTCGGCCAGGGTGTCCGCCTCGTCCAGGCGGCCCTCCACGCCCTGCTGGGCGAAGGTGCGCAGGTCGGCGAGGCCCATGCCATAGGCCGACAGCACGCCCGCGAAGGGGTGCAGGAAGATGCGCGTCATGCCCAGCGTATCGGCGATGTCGCAGGCGTGCTGCCCGCCGGCCCCGCCGAAACAGTTGAGCGTGTACTCCGTCACGTCGTAGCCGCGCTGGATCGAGATCTTCTTGATGGCGTTGGCCATGTTCTCGACGGCGATGCGGCGGAAGCCTTCGGCCACCTCCTCCGGGCTGCGCCGGTCGCCGGACTGGGCTTCGATGCGCTCGGCGAGGGCCTGGAACTTCTCGACCACCACCTCCCGGTCGAGCGCCTGGTCGGCGTTGGGGCCGAAGACGCGCGGGAAGAAGTCCGGGTGGATGCGGCCCAGCATGACGTTGGCGTCGGTGACCGCGAGCGGCCCGCCGCGCCGGTAGCAGGCCGGGCCGGGATTGGCCCCGGCGCTGTCGGGGCCGACGCGGTAGCGGCTGCCGTCGAAGTGCAGGATCGAGCCGCCGCCCGCCGCCACGGTATGGATCTGCATCATGGGCGCGCGCATGCGCACGCCTGCGACCTGGGTCTCAAAGGCGCGCTCGTACTCGCCCGCGTAGTGGGAGACGTCGGTGGAGGTGCCGCCCATGTCGAAGCCGATGACCTTCTCAAAGCCCGCCATGGCGGCCGTGCGCACGCAGCCCACGATGCCGCCCGCCGGGCCGGAGAGGATCGAGTCCTTGCCCTGGAAGCGGCGCGCGTCGGTCAGGCCGCCGTTGGACTGCATGAACATCAGCCGCACGTCGCCCAACTCGCCCGCCACCTTGTCCACGTAGCGGCGCAGGATCGGCGAGAGGTAGGCGTCCACCACCGTGGTGTCGCCGCGCCCGACGAACTTCATCAGGGGGCTCACCTCGTGGCTGACCGAGACCTGGGTGAAGCCGACTTTACGGGCGATCTCCGCGACCTGGCGTTCGTGCGCCTGATGGCGGTAGCCGTGCAGGAAGACGATGGCGCAGGCGCCGAACCCCGCCTCGCGCGCTTCGGCCAACTGCGCTTCCACGACCGCGGGGTCCGGCGCCTTGAGCACTTCGCCCTCCGCCGTAACGCGCTCGTCGATCTCCACCACGTCCTTGTAAAGCTGCTCGGGCAATTCGATCTGGCGGGTGAAGAGATGCGGGCGGTTCTGGTAGGCGATCTTGAGCCCGTCCCGGAACCCCTTGGTGACGATCAGCAGCGTGCGCTCGCCCTTGCGCTCCAGAAGCGCATTGGTGGCGACCGTGGTGCCCATCTTCACCGCCTCGACCGCGTCTTCCGGGATGGGCTCTTCCTTGGAAAGGCCGAGCAGCGTGCGGATGCCCTGAAGGGCCGCGTCCTCGTACTGCTCCGGGTTCTCGCTGAGGAGTTTGTGGGAGATCAGCTCGCCGTCCGGCTTGCGGGCCACGAGATCGGTGAAGGTGCCGCCCCGGTCGATCCAGAACTGCCACGTGCCGCCGGAGGTCTGCTCTGTCATGGCGAAAACCCTTACACTAATAATTTATCGATAAATCGTTGGCATTATCTACCATAGCCCTGCGTCCCCTGCAAGGCTGCCCCCAAGGGGGCTTCCAAGCACGCGAACGGTCTTGTCGCGATACCGCTTTCCGTGGAATAAGCATCGGTCATGAGCATCTGGGGAAAGATCGTGGGAGGCGCGGCGGGCTTTGCCGTCGGCGGGCCTTTGGGCGCCATTCTGGGCGCCGTGGCGGGCCATGCCGTGGACAAGATGTCCGACGACAGCCGCGATCCGGAGAAGGCCGAGAAGGCGGACGATCCGACCCGGAGGATCGCTTTCACCATCGCCGTCATCGTCCTGGGCGCGAAGATGGCCAAGGCCGACGGGCGCGTGACCAAGGAGGAGATCGCCGCCTTCAAGCAGATCTTCCACGTGCCGCCCGAAGAGATGAAGAACGTCGGCAAGCTGTTCGATCAGGCGCGGCGCGACGCCCGCGGCTACGAGCCCTACGCCAAACAGATCGCGCGGCTGTTCCGCGACCGCCCTGCGGTCCTTGAGGAACTTCTGGGCGGGCTCTTCCACATCGCCAAGGCCGACGGGCGCGTGAGCGAAGAGGAGTTGGCCTATCTTGAAGACGTCGCCCAGATCTTCGGGCTCAGCGAGCAGGACTGGCTGCGCGTCAAGAGCGCCAACATGGGCGCCGACGCGCAGGACCCCTACGCCATCCTCGGCGTTGACCACAACGCCAGCGACGAGGAGGTCAAGGCCGCCTACCGCAAGCTGATCCGGGAGAACCACCCGGACAAGCTGGTGGCCGAGGGCCTGCCGCAGGAATTCATCGATCTCGCCAACGAGAAGATGGCCGCGATCAACGCGGCCTACGACCGGCTGCGCAAGCTGCGCGGCCTTTCCTGACTCGTCTTCGCAAGGGCGCGGCCAAGCCAAGGGCCGGGCCTTCGTAAAGGAGCCCCATGTTTTCGATCCGCCCGCTCCACCTTGGGCTCATTCTCATGGTCCTCTGCTTCTGGGGCTTCAACTTCGCCATGGTGAAGGTGGGCTTGCGCGACCTGCCGCCTTTCATGCTGACCAGTCTGCGCTTCTTCGCCGTGGCGCTGCTGCTGACCCCCTTCGTCAAGCCGCCGCGCGGGCGCTGGCGCGACATGCTGGTGATCTCGATGCTGCTGGGCGTGGCCCACTTCGCCCTGATGTTCAACGGCCTGACCGGCCTCGACGCCTCGACGGCGGCCATCTCGATCCAGTTGCAGGTGCCCTTCGCCTCGCTGCTGGCCGCCATCTTCATGAAGGACAAGCTCGGCTGGCGGCGGGCTCTCGGTATGCTGATCGCCTTTGCCGGGGTGGTGATCATCGCGGGCGAGCCGCGCCTGGACGGGCAGTATGTCTACCTCGGCATGGTGATCTCCGCCGCCTGCCTGTGGGCCGTCGCGAACCTCGTCATCAAGATGCAAAGGCCCATGGACGGCATGACGCTGCTCGCCTGGATGTCGGTCTTCGCCTCGCCCTGCCTGCTCGCCCTCTCTTTCGTTTTCGAGGACAACCAGTGGGAGGCGCTCTCCAACATCGGCTTCGACGGGATTTCCGCGGTTGTCTATCAGTCGCTCTTCGTGGTCGTGATCGGCTACGGCGTCTGGTACCACCTGCTGCGCCAATATTCGCTCAACGTTATGATGCCCTTCACGCTGCTGCTGCCGCCGATCGGCGTCCTGTCCGGCGTCGTCGTGCTCGGCGAGCGCTTGAGCATCACCTTCCTGATCGGCGCCGCCGTGACCGTCGTCGGCGTGGCGATTATCCTGATCCGGCGGCCAACGACCGCCTCGCCGGAGATCAAGGGCACATGAGGGCCCCATGAGGATCATCGACCATCCCTCCCCCAACTGCGAGCCCCGGCCCGAGGGTCTGCGCCCGGATATCCTGCTGCTCCACTACACCGGCATGAAGAGCGGGCCGGAGGCGCTGGCGCGCCTCTGCGCCCCCGAGGCGAAGGTGAGCGCGCACTATCTGATCGAGGAGGACGGCCGCGTCTTCGCGCTGGTGCCGGAGGCGGCGCGCGCCTGGCACGCCGGGATCGCCTCCTGGGAGGGCGAGAGCGACATCAACAGCCGCTCCATCGGCATCGAACTGGTCAACCCCGGCCACGAGTTCGGCTACCGCCCCTTCCCCGATGCTCAGATCGAAAGCCTGATCGCGCTGTCGCAAGCGATCCTGGAGCGCCACGCGATCGCGCCGCAGCGG
Proteins encoded in this window:
- a CDS encoding TerB family tellurite resistance protein — translated: MSIWGKIVGGAAGFAVGGPLGAILGAVAGHAVDKMSDDSRDPEKAEKADDPTRRIAFTIAVIVLGAKMAKADGRVTKEEIAAFKQIFHVPPEEMKNVGKLFDQARRDARGYEPYAKQIARLFRDRPAVLEELLGGLFHIAKADGRVSEEELAYLEDVAQIFGLSEQDWLRVKSANMGADAQDPYAILGVDHNASDEEVKAAYRKLIRENHPDKLVAEGLPQEFIDLANEKMAAINAAYDRLRKLRGLS
- a CDS encoding N-acetylmuramoyl-L-alanine amidase, with product MRIIDHPSPNCEPRPEGLRPDILLLHYTGMKSGPEALARLCAPEAKVSAHYLIEEDGRVFALVPEAARAWHAGIASWEGESDINSRSIGIELVNPGHEFGYRPFPDAQIESLIALSQAILERHAIAPQRVLGHSDVAPLRKEDPGELFPWERLAGAGIGLWSEAERKDPRPLSQLLALLGYGFLREDEGAVIRAFQRHWLPGQLTGAPDERTKRRAAALLALIESGA
- a CDS encoding hydantoinase B/oxoprolinase family protein, whose protein sequence is MTEQTSGGTWQFWIDRGGTFTDLVARKPDGELISHKLLSENPEQYEDAALQGIRTLLGLSKEEPIPEDAVEAVKMGTTVATNALLERKGERTLLIVTKGFRDGLKIAYQNRPHLFTRQIELPEQLYKDVVEIDERVTAEGEVLKAPDPAVVEAQLAEAREAGFGACAIVFLHGYRHQAHERQVAEIARKVGFTQVSVSHEVSPLMKFVGRGDTTVVDAYLSPILRRYVDKVAGELGDVRLMFMQSNGGLTDARRFQGKDSILSGPAGGIVGCVRTAAMAGFEKVIGFDMGGTSTDVSHYAGEYERAFETQVAGVRMRAPMMQIHTVAAGGGSILHFDGSRYRVGPDSAGANPGPACYRRGGPLAVTDANVMLGRIHPDFFPRVFGPNADQALDREVVVEKFQALAERIEAQSGDRRSPEEVAEGFRRIAVENMANAIKKISIQRGYDVTEYTLNCFGGAGGQHACDIADTLGMTRIFLHPFAGVLSAYGMGLADLRTFAQQGVEGRLDEADTLAEMQDLVEKLTAQAAAELSDQGIAEEDQEFKRELYLRYQGSDTAFGVALQLDDLEAMRAEFEEAHRQRFSFVQPEKPLILELVSVEGIGRTGVTDDPEVTAAKDAGGKPEPVASAPFYRGGEWIEAGVFDRETMSPGQVIEGPAILIEPNSTTVIEQGWRAELTAKNHLVMDRHVAMQREEAVGTKVDPVMLEVFNNLFMSIAEQMGSALEKTAHSVNIKERLDFSCAVFDQEGNLVANAPHMPVHLGSMSESIRTVIRENEGAIEPGNVYVLNAPYNGGTHLPDITVVTPVFDEAGEEILFYVASRGHHADVGGITPGSMPPDSKTVEEEGVLIDNFLLIERGRFREKELRDLLGSGKYPVRNADQNVADLQAQIAANERGVQELRKMVGHFGLDVVQAYMGHVQDNAEEQVRRVLDVLKDGSFDYEMDDGNKVAVDITIDKEKREATIDYSRSSQQLPNNFNAPSAVCRAATLYVFRTLVEDEIPMNEGCLKPLKLVIPEGSMLNPRYPAAVVAGNVETSQVITDTLYGALGVMAGAQGTMNNVTFGNARYQYYETLAGGSGAGPDFDGCDAVHTHMTNSRLTDPEVLEFRFPVLLESFEIRRGSGGAGRHRGGDGTLRRLRFLEEMTVAILSNHRRVPPFGVAGGAPGELGRNWVERKDGSREEMTGTDRREMAPGDVFVVETPGGGGFGAADGQKEAAE
- a CDS encoding EamA family transporter; translated protein: MFSIRPLHLGLILMVLCFWGFNFAMVKVGLRDLPPFMLTSLRFFAVALLLTPFVKPPRGRWRDMLVISMLLGVAHFALMFNGLTGLDASTAAISIQLQVPFASLLAAIFMKDKLGWRRALGMLIAFAGVVIIAGEPRLDGQYVYLGMVISAACLWAVANLVIKMQRPMDGMTLLAWMSVFASPCLLALSFVFEDNQWEALSNIGFDGISAVVYQSLFVVVIGYGVWYHLLRQYSLNVMMPFTLLLPPIGVLSGVVVLGERLSITFLIGAAVTVVGVAIILIRRPTTASPEIKGT